TTCGACGACAGCAGAAAATGGTAAGAATCGCTTAGCGATTCTTACCATTTCTGCCATTAGCGGCGTGCTTTGCACGCCGCTAATGGCTATATCGAACTCACATTAACTTATCTCAAAGCCTAAAATGACGTGAGTTCGACGCACTAAAAGATGGCAGGAGGAAGAGCAGGTAAGCCTTTGAAGAGAAGATCTAAAGCAGGTTTAGTCTCTCGATATGTATAAGCAACCAACCCAGCTAAAAGGTTGACAAGAAAATTAAAAAAACTGCGATGTCTTGAATGCTCAATCTGAGAAATGTTTTTGAGTTGATCATTGACGGACTCAATAATTGCGCGCTTACGCAGCAAAATCTTATCAATCAACTTGACCAAACAGTTTTTCATATTTTTCTTGCGCTTAGTAATCAGTTGTAAACCTTGTTCATAGAGCTTCTCAAACAACTTTTGGGAGATATAACCACGGTCACCAAACAATTGACCAAAGAGGTCTTGAGCCATCTCAGGCACAGGTTGTCGGTCATCAATATTGGCTGGTGTGAGCTTGAAGGCAAGCAATTCCCCTTTGTCATTGATAATCAAATGTAGCTTGAAGCCAAAGTGCCATCCCACTGAGTTTTTGCCCCAATTGACCATACCTTTGAATACTTTATGGGCATGGGCACGGCATGGTACACAGACATTGATCGGTGTGGAGTCGATGAATGATATTCCTGTCACTTCGCCTTTGCGGGTATGCAGAAAGCAACATAACAACATCATTGTCCAAGGCATTAGCTCCACAAAGCGGGTGTAGCTTACCAAGTGGGGAAAAGCTTTCCGCCAAAACGGTATTACAGTTAGGGTATAGAAGTCTTTGAAGGTCTTGTATCCTGACCCATGAAAGGCGATCGCGATGGTCATCACTTCACTCAACCTCATTCTTGAGCGACTTTTCCTTTCTCCCTGCATTGATGGCAACATTGGTTGCTCTTGCCAGTGTTTTTCAAAGCTTTGGCAAAAATCATCCACTTCACAGAAGATTCGCGTGATATCCAAGTGCGATACGATACTGTTCATATTGCTGAGGCTTTTAGCCTGAATTATGCATGACAAGGGGAACGAGAACAAGAAAAAGAGCCTAAAAGCTATTAGAATTAGGCTCTTCAGAATAATAATAGATGTATTTTCTCATGACAGAGTGTAATCAAGAAGCAAAGATCGAATTTTATAAAAAAAAGCGACTAGAAGTAAAGTTTAGTGGCGAACAATTGAGTAGTGAAGGTGGAATACTGCTGGTGAGACAAGCAGAAGAGAAAGTTAAAATTATCGAAGAGATGGCAGAGAGAATCGAGGATAAGCGAGACCAGAATAAAATCAGACACAGCATGGAACAGTTAATCCAGCAAAGGGTATTGCAAATAGCCAGTGGCTATGAAGATGCCATCGATAGCAATCAGCTGAGAAAAGACCCAATTTTAAAAATTGCCTGCAATCGGTTGCCAATAGATGAAGAAGAGGAACTACTGGCAAGTCAGTCAACCATGACGCGGTTAGAGAATCGGATTGCGAAATCAGAGAACAAAGCCATGAGGCGGTTATTTATCGAGAAATATATCGAACAGCACAAGACCCCTCCCAAACAAATCGTACTAGACATAGATGGGTGGGATGCGCCAACGCACGGAGAGCAACAGATGAGCTTTTTTCATGGATACTATGATCATCATATCTACTATCCCGTATTGATCAATGAAGCAAAAAGTGGATATCCTCTAGTATTGCAACTGAGAGCAGGGAATAGTCATGCAGGGAAAGGAGTCGCACCAATATTACGTTGGCTATTCTGGCGATTAAAACGGGAATGGGCAGGAGTCGAAATCATTTTGCGGGGTGATGGAGGATTCTCCTTACCCGAAATCATCAAAGTCTGCGAGCGTTCGGGTGTTGGCTATGTTTGTGGATTTTCTAGTAATGCTGTTTTAAAGCG
This genomic stretch from Pseudanabaena galeata CCNP1313 harbors:
- a CDS encoding IS982 family transposase; translation: MDITRIFCEVDDFCQSFEKHWQEQPMLPSMQGERKSRSRMRLSEVMTIAIAFHGSGYKTFKDFYTLTVIPFWRKAFPHLVSYTRFVELMPWTMMLLCCFLHTRKGEVTGISFIDSTPINVCVPCRAHAHKVFKGMVNWGKNSVGWHFGFKLHLIINDKGELLAFKLTPANIDDRQPVPEMAQDLFGQLFGDRGYISQKLFEKLYEQGLQLITKRKKNMKNCLVKLIDKILLRKRAIIESVNDQLKNISQIEHSRHRSFFNFLVNLLAGLVAYTYRETKPALDLLFKGLPALPPAIF
- a CDS encoding IS1380 family transposase, whose amino-acid sequence is MTECNQEAKIEFYKKKRLEVKFSGEQLSSEGGILLVRQAEEKVKIIEEMAERIEDKRDQNKIRHSMEQLIQQRVLQIASGYEDAIDSNQLRKDPILKIACNRLPIDEEEELLASQSTMTRLENRIAKSENKAMRRLFIEKYIEQHKTPPKQIVLDIDGWDAPTHGEQQMSFFHGYYDHHIYYPVLINEAKSGYPLVLQLRAGNSHAGKGVAPILRWLFWRLKREWAGVEIILRGDGGFSLPEIIKVCERSGVGYVCGFSSNAVLKRKVANLLERARLQYCQTREKARLFDDVYYQSSSWSEPRRLVMKAEWLEKGANPRFLITNLALPPQELYDKFYVYRGADSEHRIKELKLGIKAGRLSCHSFTANQFRLLLAQAAYILMLTIRQAAAATTLAKAQVIRLRDSLLKCAAHVKVSVRRVLVELPNFFPFAKEFCPISQRLSEPNFCIFD